Proteins from one Gossypium raimondii isolate GPD5lz chromosome 8, ASM2569854v1, whole genome shotgun sequence genomic window:
- the LOC105790789 gene encoding monothiol glutaredoxin-S9 yields MDKVMRLATERGVVLFSKSSCCLCYAVKILFQELGVTPTIHEIDQDPEGREMERALMRLGCKAPVPAVFIGGKLVGSTNEVMSLHLGGGLIPLLRPYQALC; encoded by the coding sequence ATGGACAAGGTGATGAGATTGGCCACAGAGAGAGGGGTAGTGCTATTCAGCAAGAGCTCATGTTGCCTATGTTATGCTGTCAAAATTCTATTCCAAGAGCTTGGGGTAACCCCAACAATTCATGAGATCGACCAAGACCCTGAAGGCCGAGAAATGGAGAGAGCCCTCATGAGGTTGGGGTGCAAAGCGCCGGTTCCGGCGGTCTTCATAGGTGGAAAGCTGGTGGGATCCACCAATGAAGTCATGTCCCTCCACTTAGGAGGAGGGCTGATCCCTTTGCTGAGGCCATATCAGGCTTTGTGCTAA